Proteins from one Erpetoichthys calabaricus chromosome 11, fErpCal1.3, whole genome shotgun sequence genomic window:
- the LOC114660504 gene encoding sterile alpha motif domain-containing protein 9-like, translating into MEDYKEIPIDEWSEVHVAAWLKEIGVKQQYITKFQEKEVTGPVLKRLQEAFLKDKIGMQDGQIDLVLSERKELLDSSKKQKSTKQTAVKKVGKNSTPTQESEQVCRSLEQNTVEVNARRDQEPHKVQNENLSEGSSLPQSEMRPFDTEDINFKYVKHTVLLPESGSKNLIIPCHEYKAFTTAAVLDRMRLQSKFAFEVIRFGSGCMNVRTNGTIHFGVVDSVENSENCHGEIVGIPVESKDIYVDALDYIERCFKNDAQREEARHCIKPPKFIEVIGKGCQETRWIVEVDIVSSISIVKGKRYTVSLPKYNEKNNKIEFGKKTVFRRIGAKTEPITSEEELDDFIISMADRDRRREEAEALDACYPAEETEDLGRKLHILLTCGRKLLDDSLWYILVTNKWDSESLEYMNFLLHMKIFCVFDFDPDSKTSGFCNHYQEHHAVNAHFLQNYMNESGLSTSEFIKHLQLVDKTSWIFCNGRNDYHGDEKSCDEKLWMRTKKKYLKKAISVICNEILPKSSFVVIFLLMSQIEQPIVEAFHEFHSELTGSEYLVCVSESKKIFTKWANLAQTSCSIDALNQMSIVGMKMSHVDETVQSIQPITVRVTKHLAVHTGGLCLLRAVDEEKMVSLEVLSVDECENINPEYLDKEEIKNTERYFYHGGKVNWKLLWLADNKYCGDIIQREAYGETAKLLDDTLKSHGQRRAVARINMYHHPGSGGSTTARQILWNYRKKLRCAVVKQSHSVTSVCENAIFLREYEEKDINNCVPVLLLVEDCDEEYLDDLKHELGEAMSCKKTNPSVASFILLSCKRSHDPEKMCKISPSQTVAVTHKLTDKEKVLFRRKCEELEQEYEPYFVLTFVLMSKEFEEKYIKDFVQHLLQGIDHSSLVTYLIRYVALLNCYLENSYISVSHCIAFLGIGVEQQQFYLHAFENSLGEQGRLVFIHLRESTTHISSIRIIHPLVAKEILRQLSDNQPQSTIAVSLLQEKVLFEHRFGRDDYVKFLRNLFIRRHRKSRGDDTDTFFAPLIMHILNEEKNPQKAIELLIMAYLLFGEDPFFAQQLARLHYTHNQFEDAKKWAEKAKSKLPNDSIILHTEGQVYRKWFNFLYPSPKGDITAENTSEIIQIALKAMECFRASEKADKAEMDHMNNTAYFGEVDVGCRLLQLIENVDIFTEKNGHCELQRYLLTDYIPVRIEKYWQTLHGHIKGLQRCIYEALEWISEDLSYFQTDKTVEEEEQQSKELEHVYNPRNWLLRKAQIYARFFSFSSNIKIETEPKNKLTPLMKRMLIYRNGGGNITTILSMLTDNENDKSGQNLEKIISMYPKDLQKERLDPLDLVNYITSQIALGCALPRSVKRVTLEKLQQICMQLRKLKNYAYPPTAAFLLSILFWPDGFESNENNRRNNEILLSAIDTLKRLYGIKIKNIPPRKKRIYTHFFLGNGKGLDRIIHRSKVEKILKCTFNERRLKWLSGEVWEMKEFRQLLKQCKGWTEDGGVFVRGAHKDSKIHILPMNSASMPNANENVIFYLGFSFYGPVAFNVQIDK; encoded by the exons ATGG aggACTACAAGGAAATACCAATTGATGAATGGTCTGAAGTGCACGTTGCTGCCTGGCTTAAGGAAATAGGAGTGAAACAGCAATATATTACCAAGTTTCAGGAGAAGGAGGTTACGGGTCCGGTTCTAAAACGTTTACAAGAAGCCTTTCTGAAGGACAAGATTGGGATGCAAGATGGACAAATTGATCTAGTTTTAAGTGAAAGAAAGGAATTACTTGATTCCAGTAAAAAGCAAAAGTCCACTAAACAGACTGCTGTAAAGAAGGTGGGCAAAAACAGTACACCTACGCAAGAAAGTGAACAAGTGTGCAGATCACTTGAGCAGAACACTGTAGAGGTGAATGCCAGACGTGACCAAGAACCTCATAAAGTACAAAATGAAAATCTAAGTGAAGGTTCATCATTGCCACAGAGTGAAATGCGTCCTTTTGATACAGAGGATATCAACTTTAAATATGTGAAACACACAGTTCTTCTTCCAGAATCAGGAAGTAAAAATTTAATAATTCCTTGCCATGAATATAAAGCATTTACTACAGCTGCAGTATTGGATAGAATGCGTCTGCAATCCAAATTTGCATTTGAAGTGATCAGATTTGGTTCTGGCTGCATGAATGTTCGTACAAATGGTACAATACACTTTGGAGTTGTGGATAGTGTAGAAAATTCTGAAAATTGCCATGGAGAAATAGTTGGAATCCCAGTTGAAAGTAAAGACATATATGTTGATGCTTTGGATTACATAGAAAGATGTTTCAAAAATGATGCTCAGCGAGAGGAAGCGCGGCACTGCATAAAGCCTCCAAAATTTATTGAGGTAATAGGAAAGGGCTGCCAAGAGACAAGGTGGATTGTTGAAGTAGACATTGTTTCATCTATAAGTATTGTCAAAGGCAAACGCTACACAGTTTCTTTGCcaaagtataatgaaaaaaacaataagatTGAGTTTGGAAAGAAAACTGTCTTCCGCAGAATAGGTGCCAAAACAGAACCCATTACCAGTGAAGAGGAACTAGATGACTTTATTATCAGCATGGCAGACCGAGACAGAAGGAGAGAAGAAGCTGAAGCTTTAGATGCCTGCTACCCTGCAGAAGAAACTGAAGATCTGGGAAGAAAATTGCACATCCTATTGACATGTGGCAGAAAACTTCTTGATGATTCCCTTTGGTACATTCTTGTTACAAACAAGTGGGACAGTGAAAGTTTGGAATACATGAACTTTTTGCTACACATGAAAATCTTCTGTGTGTTTGATTTTGATCCTGATTCAAAAACATCAGGTTTCTGTAACCATTACCAGGAGCACCATGCTGTAAATGCACATTTCTTGCAAAACTACATGAATGAAAGTGGGCTAAGTACAAGTGAATTTATTAAACACTTGCAGCTTGTTGACAAAACAAGCTGGATATTCTGCAATGGACGAAATGATTACCATGGGGATGAAAAATCATGTGACGAGAAGCTATGGATGAGAACTAAAAAGAAATATCTCAAAAAAGCTATTTCAGTTATCTGTAATGAAATTCTTCCCAAAAGCtcctttgttgttatttttttgttaatgtccCAGATTGAACAGCCAATTGTAGAGGCCTTTCATGAGTTTCATTCTGAATTGACTGGCAGTGAATATCTTGTATGTGTTTCTGAATCAAAAAAGATCTTTACCAAATGGGCCAACCTTGCGCAAACATCATGCAGCATTGACGCCTTAAATCAGATGAGCATTGTTGGAATGAAGATGAGCCATGTAGATGAAACCGTTCAAAGCATCCAGCCAATTACTGTTCGGGTCACAAAGCATCTTGCTGTCCACACTGGGGGTCTGTGTTTACTGAGAGCTGTGGACGAGGAAAAAATGGTTTCCCTGGAAGTCCTGAGTGTTGATGAATGTGAAAACATAAATCCTGAATATCTTGATAAGGAGGAAATCAAAAATACTGAGAGGTATTTTTATCATGGAGGAAAAGTGAATTGGAAACTATTGTGGCTAGCTGATAACAAATATTGTGGTGACATTATTCAGCGTGAAGCTTATGGAGAAACTGCTAAGTTGCTAGATGATACTTTAAAATCACATGGCCAGAGAAGAGCCGTGGCACGGATTAATATGTACCATCATCCAGGAAGTGGGGGGAGCACAACTGCAAGGCAGATTCTTTGGAATTATCGAAAAAAGCTGAGGTGTGCAGTGGTTAAACAATCTCACAGTGTCACTAGCGTTTGCGAGAATGCAATCTTTCTGAGGGAATATGAAGAAAAAGATATCAACAATTGTGTTCCAGTGCTTTTGTTAGTGGAGGACTGTGATGAAGAGTATCTTGACGATTTAAAACACGAACTAGGGGAAGCAATGTCctgtaaaaagacaaatcctTCTGTGGCTTCTTTCATATTGCTTAGCTGTAAAAGATCTCATGACCcggaaaaaatgtgtaaaatctcACCTTCGCAAACTGTTGCAGTTACACACAAGCTGACAGATAAAGAAAAGGTATTGTTTCGAAGAAAGTGTGAGGAGCTTGAGCAAGAATATGAACCCTATTTTGTTTTAACCTTTGTGTTGATGAGTAAAGAATTTGAGGAAAAGTACATTAAAGACTTTGTGCAACATTTGTTACAAGGTATTGATCATTCATCTCTTGTCACTTACCTGATCAGGTATGTTGCCCTCCTTAATTGTTACCTTGAGAACTCGTATATTTCAGTATCCCACTGCATAGCCTTTCTCGGGATAGGTGTGGAACAACAACAGTTTTACCTGCATGCTTTTGAAAATTCATTAGGGGAACAAGGAAGACTAGTCTTTATCCACTTAAGAGAAAGCACAACGCACATCTCATCTATACGCATTATTCATCCTTTGGTAGCAAAGGAAATTCTACGTCAACTCTCTGATAACCAGCCCCAGAGTACAATTGCGGTGAGTCTTTTGCAGGAGAAAGTTCTTTTTGAGCATCGCTTTGGCCGAGATGACTATGTAAAGTTTTTAAGGAACCTGTTTATAAGAAGACATAGAAAAAGTAGAGGTGATGACACAGATaccttttttgctcctttgatcATGCATATtctcaatgaagaaaaaaatccacaaaaagcCATAGAGTTGTTAATTATGGCTTATTTACTTTTTGGCGAGGATCCTTTTTTTGCTCAGCAGTTAGCCCGCCTACATTATACACACAACCAGTTTGAGGACGCCAAGAAATGGGCTGAAAAGGCAAAATCTAAGCTTCCAAATGATTCGATTATTCTGCACACAGAAGGTCAGGTTTATAGGAAGTGGTTCAATTTCTTATACCCTTCACCAAAAGGGGACATTACTGCTGAAAATACCTCTGAAATAATCCAGATTGCATTGAAGGCAATGGAATGTTTTCGAGCTTCAGAGAAAGCTGACAAAGCTGAAATGGACCACATGAATAATACTGCTTACTTTGGAGAGGTTGATGTGGGATGCCGTTTGTTACAACTGATTGAAAATGTGgatatatttacagaaaaaaatggacaTTGTGAATTACAGCGGTATTTACTCACAGATTACATTCCTGTCAGAATAGAGAAATATTGGCAAACTTTACATGGCCATATAAAAGGACTACAAAGATGCATTTATGAAGCTCTGGAATGGATTTCTGAGGATTTAAGTTACTTTCAAACGGATAAAACTGTAGAGGAAGAGGAACAACAGAGCAAAGAGCTGGAACATGTGTACAATCCAAGAAACTGGTTGTTGCGGAAAGCTCAGATCTATGCACGTTTTTTCAGCTTTTCCTCAAAtataaaaattgagacagaaCCTAAGAATAAGTTGACCCCTCTGATGAAACGTATGCTTATTTATCGTAACGGGGGTGGCAACATAACTACCATACTGTCAATGCTAACCGACaatgaaaatgataaatctgGCCAGAATCTAGAAAAAATCATCAGCATGTACCCCAAGGATCTACAAAAGGAGAGACTGGACCCACTGGATCTTGTAAATTATATAACCAGTCAGATTGCTCTGGGGTGTGCTTTGCCTCGTTCTGTCAAACGTGTCACCCTAGAAAAACTTCAACAAATCTGCATGCAGTTGCGTAAACTGAAAAACTATGCTTACCCTCCTACAGCGGCATTCTTGCTTTCCATATTATTTTGGCCAGATGGATTTGAAAGCAATGAAAATAATCGTAGGAATAATGAAATATTACTGTCTGCAATTGATACCTTGAAACGGCTGTATggtatcaaaattaaaaatattcctcccaggaaaaaaagaatttacacTCACTTCTTTCTGGGAAATGGAAAAGGCCTTGATAGGATCATACATAGGAGCAAGGTAGAAAAAATCCTGAAATGCACTTTTAATGAAAGGAGATTAAAATGGCTAAGTGGTGAAGTGTGGGAGATGAAAGAATTTAGGCAGCTTTTGAAACAGTGCAAGGGATGGACAGAAGATGGTGGTGTTTTTGTTCGAGGAGCTCACAAGGACAGCAAAATTCATATCCTTCCTATGAATTCTGCCTCAATGCCAAATGccaatgaaaatgttatattctACTTAGGATTTTCATTTTATGGTCCAGTTGCTTTTAATGTACAGATTGACAAATGA